One window from the genome of Acanthochromis polyacanthus isolate Apoly-LR-REF ecotype Palm Island chromosome 21, KAUST_Apoly_ChrSc, whole genome shotgun sequence encodes:
- the LOC127531665 gene encoding uncharacterized protein LOC127531665 isoform X4: protein MDKEGGGCETSGGGTGGEKQRRGKRERSEDPRSSDFSSDTSSQTTVSEHSAPWCNMGLLNACSINNKQLRISDFIQKFHLDILALTETWLTEENGDQSLGKILPGEFTFYHQARVDQRGGGVAVGHSNELEGTRVQSDEPFESFEYVTADLRHHEWDRPIRTITVYRPPRGNKENFLREFENLLKKFPKDDSILITGDFNIKVNDENDNHATLFTEVLEANKFCQHVEEATHNRGNTLDLVITRNVEIPDLRVKKPKPKTETKTNKKTNEVTERNKTISDHSLVKFRVCPTNMGSPRQP from the exons ATGGATAAAGAAGGTGGTGGATGTGAAACTTCTGGAGGAG gcaCTGGAGGTGAAAAGCAGAGACGTGGAAAACGTGAGCGGAGCGAGGATCCCAGAAGCAGTGACTTTAGCAGTGATACCAGCAGTCAGACGACGGTCTCGGAGCATTCAGCACCATGGTGCAACATGGGGCTTCTCAATGCTTGCTCCATTAACAACAAACAGTTAAGGATTTCTGATTTCATACAAAAATTCCACCTGGACATCTTGGCACTGACTGAGACGTGGCTGACAGAGGAAAACGGAGACCAAAGCCTGGGTAAAATTTTACCAGGAGAGTTCACGTTCTACCACCAGGCAAGGGTAGACCAAAGAGGGGGAGGAGTCGCCGTCGGGCACTCAAATGAGCTGGAGGGAACAAGGGTTCAATCAGACGAGCCCTTCGAGTCCTTTGAGTACGTGACCGCAGACCTGCGCCATCATGAGTGGGACCGACCCATCCGGACCATCACTGTTTACCGCCCACCACGAGGAAACAAGGAGAATTTCCTGAGGGAGTTTGAGAACCTCCTGAAGAAGTTTCCTAAAGATGACAGCATCCTCATCACTGGAGATTTCAACATCAAGGTCAATGATGAGAATGATAACCATGCAACGTTGTTTACAGAAGTCTTGGAGGCCAACAAATTCTGTCAGCATGTAGAGGAAGCGACGCACAACAGAGGTAACACTCTGGATCTGGTCATCACCAGAAACGTTGAGATCCCTGACCTCCGGGTGAAAAAGCCCAAGCCCAAGACCGAGACCAAGACCAATAAGAAGACCAACGAGGTGACCGAGAGGAACAAAACAATATCAGATCATTCTTTAGTAAAGTTTCGTGTGTGTCCAACGAATATGGGATCCCCTCGTCAGCCATAA